One window of the Notolabrus celidotus isolate fNotCel1 chromosome 23, fNotCel1.pri, whole genome shotgun sequence genome contains the following:
- the LOC117807096 gene encoding low affinity immunoglobulin gamma Fc region receptor III-like yields the protein MEVTSLCIELMLLTLLNTYSAQTNDDAFPHIEPNRLQFFEYKSIQLDCKRFTGSTEWRVMGNTSSSGASRWEDSTTSKNIKPTFVRQSGEYWCQNGEGERSRSLNISIVQGNVILESPVLPVMEGQTVTLRCRKKTPPHDLTADFYKDGHPIGSRFKGTMTIDNVSKSDEGLYNCMIPGHGKSPNSRLAVRERYNSSTEEIQESTETPGSPRLYNLLLTVFIIETVAVLLLVIGLLYYGERSVSGERGDDVMSMVTYSALTEDLKKKGQ from the exons ATGGAGGTCACATCACTTTGTATTGAACTGA TGCTGCTCACTCTTCTGAACACTTACTCTGCTCAGACAAACG ATGATGCTTTCCCTCATATTGAACCAAACAGACTTCAGTTCTTTGAGTATAAATCCATACAATTAGATTGTAAGAGATTTACTGGCTCTACTGAATGGAGGGTGATGGGAAACACTTCGTCATCAGGAGCGTCTCGATGGGAGGATTCAACGACATCCAAAAATATCAAACCTACTTTTGTGAGACAAAGTGGAGAGTACTGGTGTCAGAacggagaaggagagagaagcagaTCTCTCAACATATCTATTGTTCAAGGTaa TGTGATCCTGGAGAGTCCTGTTCTCCCTGTGATGGAGGGACAGACTGTCACTCTGCGCTGCAGGAAAAAGACACCACCCCACGACCTAACAGCTGATTTCTATAAAGATGGACATCCCATAGGAAGTAGATTTAAAGGAACAATGACCATTGACAATGTCTCTAAGTCTGATGAAGGACTCTACAATTGCATGATTCCGGGACATGGTAAATCACCAAATAGCCGTCTGGCTGTCAGAG AACGTTATAATTCATCCACTGAAGAAAttcaagagagcacagagactcCTGGCTCCCCTCGTCTCTACAACCTCTTACTAACTGTGTTCATCATTGAAACTGTggctgtcctgctgctggtgatAGGACTGCTTTACTATGGAGAACGAAGCG
- the LOC117807752 gene encoding butyrophilin subfamily 3 member A2-like has protein sequence MLLLLIDSIKGRSLGVGPSQTVVALVGDNVTLPCHFEPAVDAVSLGVEWGRPDLEPRFVHVWYEGRNLLKNQNPSYKGRTSVSMEKLRHGDLSLSLSAVKLSDNGAYRCYFISQDKHSTVELVVGSFSSPLITHISKSGSEVVLQCESEGWYPEPEVLWLDSEGKVFSDGPTETLKGPDGLFTVSSRVTVEKREGNIFTCRVHQRNINRTRETHIQISVDFFETSSPVVYISIMVVLVLGVVCAAAFVFWKWRQNQIKEAKLHQAEDEEREQLMAKKVEDLEQRERRLEDSQNDLEEKQKTLEDSQNDLEKKRKTLEDSQNDLEEKKKRLEEDLWCAESDDGEKEGSIEQQERHL, from the exons ATGCTCCTGCTACTGATAGACTCTATTAAAG GCAGGTCTCTCGGGGTTGGACCCTCTCAAACAGTGGTGGCATTAGTCGGTGATAATGTTACCTTGCCATGTCACTTTGAACCTGCAGTGGATGCTGTTTCATTGGGTGTGGAGTGGGGGAGACCTGACCTGGAGCCAAGATTTGTCCATGTGTGGTATGAAGGTCGAAACCTTTTGAAAAACCAAAATCCATCTTACAAAGGAAGAACTTCAGTGTCCATGGAGAAACTGAGACATGGAGACCTCTCACTGAGCCTGTCTGCAGTCAAACTCTCTGATAATGGAGCTTATAGATGCTACTTTATTTCACAGGACAAACACTCTACTGTTGAGCTTGTTGTTG GTTCTTTCTCCTCACCTCTCATCACTCATATTTCTAAAAGTGGCAGTGAGGTGGTGTTACAGTGTGAGTCTGAAGGCTGGTATCCTGAGCCTGAAGTGTTGTGGCTGGACAGTGAGGGGAAGGTGTTCTCAGATGGACCTACAGAGACCCTCAAAGGTCCTGATGGTCTCTTTACTGTGAGCAGCAGAGTGActgtggagaagagagagggcaACATCTTCACCTGTAGAGTCCATCAGAGGAACATCAACAGGACCAGAGAGACACACATTCAGATTTCAG TGGATTTCTTTGAAACCTCTTCTCCCGTTGTTTATATCAGCATCATGGTGGTTCTTGTGCTCGGTGTTGTTTGTGCAGCTGCCTTTGTCTTTTGGAAATGGagacaaaatcaaatcaaag AAGCAAAGCTGCATCAggctgaagatgaagagagagagcaactCATGGCAAAAAAAGTGGAGGAtttggagcagagagagagaagacttGAAGACTCACAGAATGATTtggaggagaaacagaaaacCCTTGAAGACTCACAGAATGAtttggagaagaaaagaaaaaccctTGAAGACTCACAGAATGAtttggaggagaaaaagaaaagacttgaaGAAGACTT ATGGTGTGCTGAAAGtgatgatggagagaaagagggcaGTATTGAGCAACAAGAGAGACATCTGTGA
- the LOC117807753 gene encoding Fc receptor-like protein 5 yields the protein MEVTSLWIELMLLTLLNTYSAQTNDDAFPHIEPNRLQFFEYESLQLDCKRFTGSTEWRVMGNTSSSGASRWEDSTTSKNIKPTFVRQSGEYWCQNGEGERSRSLNISIVQAGGVILESPVLPVMEGQTVTLRCRKKTPPHDLAADFYKDGHLKKTEFKGTMTIYNVSKSDEGLYKCKIPGYGKSPNSRLAVRGEN from the exons ATGGAGGTCACATCACTTTGGATTGAACTGA TGCTGCTCACTCTTCTGAACACTTACTCTGCTCAGACAAACG ATGATGCTTTCCCTCATATTGAACCAAACAGACTTCAGTTCTTTGAGTATGAATCCCTACAGTTAGATTGTAAGAGGTTTACTGGCTCTACTGAATGGAGGGTGATGGGAAACACTTCGTCATCAGGAGCGTCTCGATGGGAGGATTCAACAACATCCAAAAATATCAAACCTACTTTTGTGAGACAAAGTGGAGAGTACTGGTGTCAGAacggagaaggagagagaagcagaTCTCTCAACATATCTATTGTTCAAG CTGGCGGTGTGATCCTGGAGAGTCCTGTTCTCCCTGTGATGGAGGGACAGACTGTCACTCTGCGCTGCAGGAAAAAGACACCACCCCACGACCTAGCAGCTGATTTCTATAAAGATGGACATCTTAAAAAGACTGAATTTAAAGGAACAATGACCATTTACAATGTCTCTAAGTCTGATGAAGGACTCTACAAGTGCAAGATTCCGGGATATGGTAAATCACCAAATAGCCGTCTGGCTGTCAGAGGTGAGAATTGA
- the LOC117807754 gene encoding butyrophilin subfamily 3 member A1-like, translating to MEGFFLKPKLWSCSALVFKHLVMLLLLIDSNKGRSLGVGPSQTVVALVGDNVTLPCQLEPAVDAVSLGVEWGKRDLELGIVHVWYEGRNLLKNQNPSYKGRTSMSMEKLRHGDLSLSLSAVKHSDNGAYRCYFISQDKQSTVELVVGSFSSPLITHISKSGSGVVLQCESKGWYPEPEVLWLDSEGKEFSDGPTETLRGPGGLYSVSSRVTVEKRESNIFTCRVHQRNINRTRETHIQVSGEYFPIVPFIL from the exons ATGGAGGGATTCTTCCTTAAACCTAAGCTCTGGTCCTGCAGTGCTTTGGTTTTCAAGCACCTTGTGATGCTCCTGCTACTGATAGACTCTAATAAAG GCAGGTCTCTCGGGGTTGGACCCTCTCAAACAGTGGTGGCATTAGTCGGTGATAATGTTACCTTGCCATGTCAACTTGAACCTGCAGTGGATGCTGTTTCATTGGGTGTGGAGTGGGGGAAACGTGACCTGGAACTAGGAATTGTCCATGTGTGGTATGAAGGTCGAAACCTTTTGAAAAACCAGAATCCATCTTACAAAGGAAGAACATCAATGTCCATGGAGAAACTGAGACATGGAGACCTCTCACTGAGCCTGTCTGCAGTCAAACACTCTGATAATGGAGCTTATAGATGCTACTTTATTTCACAGGACAAACAATCTACTGTTGAGCTTGTTGTTG GTTCTTTCTCCTCACCTCTCATCACTCACATTTCTAAAAGTGGCAGTGGGGTGGTGTTACAGTGTGAGTCTAAAGGCTGGTATCCAGAGCCTGAAGTGTTGTGGCTGGACAGTGAGGGGAAGGAGTTCTCTGATGGACCTACAGAGACCCTCAGAGGTCCTGGTGGTCTGtattctgtcagcagcagagtgactgtggagaagagagagagcaacatctTCACCTGTAGAGTCCATCAGAGGAACATCAACAGGACCAGAGAGACTCACATTCAGGTTTCAGGTGAGTATTTCCCCATTGTTCCTTTTATCCTCTAA
- the LOC117807755 gene encoding butyrophilin subfamily 1 member A1-like — protein MRCLEGLFLKALVFQHVVLFLSHTSEGQFWGAGPSQTISALVGDDVILPCRLESAADVFYKSVEWGRPDLEPRFVHVWHEGRDFLSNQNPSYKGRTSVSIEKLRRGDLSLSLSAVKHSDNGIYRCYFPPLSKEYNIKLVVGSVSSAVVTGVKLNSTVVVVQCKSKGWYPEPEVLWLDSEGNLLPDGSTETLRGPDDLYTVSSRVTVEKTNRDSFTCRVQQSTINQIRDIHIQIPELTHFNEDKESTVQKDLLLQDIKNNERDRVVNTLKEQRKIQDMLETQRKNLEEQRKKLVSFIEELKAQENQMGTNIIETEKKLEAAKKVAEQDKGKGNFELMDIILEAKKQLQARKHKDSELITGVWILLNETDKLHQNLKTKISPEERSDDPNQKKTESPECDEKGK, from the exons ATGCGTTGCTTGGAAGGACTGTTTCTCAAAGCTCTGGTTTTCCAGCATGTTGTCCTGTTCCTGTCACACACTTCTGAAG gCCAATTCTGGGGAGCTGGACCCTCTCAGACCATATCAGCATTAGTTGGTGATGATGTGATCTTGCCATGTCGCCTTGAATCTGCAGCAGATGTTTTTTACAAAAGTGTGGAGTGGGGGAGACCAGACCTGGAACCCAGATTTGTCCATGTGTGGCATGAAGGCAGAGACTTTCTGTCTAACCAAAATCCATCTTACAAAGGAAGGACATCCGTGTCCATCGAGAAACTGAGACGTGGAGACCTCTCACTGAGCCTGTCTGCAGTCAAACACTCTGATAATGGAATATACAGATGCTACTTTCCACCACTCAGTAAAGAATACAATATCAAGCTTGTTGTTG GCTCCGTCTCCTCGGCTGTGGTAACCGGGGTGAAATTGAACAGCACTGTTGTGGTTGTACAATGCAAGTCTAAAGGCTGGTATCCAGAGCCTGAGGTGTTGTGGCTGGACAGTGAGGGAAACCTCCTCCCTGATGGATCTACAGAGACCCTCAGAGGACCTGATGATCTCTATACAGTCAGCAGCAGAGTGACTGTGGAGAAGACAAACAGGGACAGCTTCACCTGTAGAGTCCAACAGAGCACCATCAACCAAATCAGAGATATACACATTCAGATTCCAG AACTAACACACTTCAATGAAGACAAAGAAAGCACAGTTCAGAAAGATCTGCTTCTGCAAGACATCAAAAACAATGAGCGTGACCGGGTGGTGAACACattgaaggagcagaggaagatTCAAGACATGTTggagacacagaggaaaaacttggaggaacaaagaaagaagctgGTGAGTTTCATAGAAGAACTCAAAGCTCAAGAAAATCAGATGGGGACAAATATCATAGAAACTGAGAAGAAGCTTGAGGCAGCTAAGAAGGTAGCAGAACAGGACAAAGGAAAAGGAAACTTTGAACTGATGGATATTATATTAGAGGCCAAAAAACAGCTGCAGGCCCGGAAGCACAAAGATAGTGAATTGATAACAGGTGTATGGATACTACTGAATGAAACAGATAAGTTGCATCAAaacttaaaaactaaaatatctCCAGAAGAGAGAAGTGATGATCCTAATCAGAAAAAGACAGAGTCGCCGGAGTGTGATGAAAAGGGAAAGTGA